A genome region from Deltaproteobacteria bacterium CG11_big_fil_rev_8_21_14_0_20_42_23 includes the following:
- a CDS encoding D,D-heptose 1,7-bisphosphate phosphatase has product MAHKTNLRRAVFLDRDGIINCVKVFEGKPYPPATFDEFHFLPGVESSIRALRKAGFLVIVVTNQPDVATGIQQREVVEVMHNKLRALDLCDDIKTCFHIDSDECDCRKPKPGMLMRAAYEWNIDLDRSFMVGDRWRDVSAGKAAGCYTFFVDYKYQEQLVDIPDATVSSLKEAGGLILQENYPRKERLL; this is encoded by the coding sequence ATGGCACATAAAACTAATTTAAGACGGGCAGTTTTCCTAGATCGGGATGGTATTATCAATTGTGTGAAGGTATTCGAAGGTAAGCCCTATCCTCCGGCTACTTTTGATGAGTTTCATTTTCTTCCAGGTGTGGAAAGTTCGATCCGTGCTCTGCGTAAAGCTGGATTTTTGGTTATTGTGGTTACGAACCAACCTGACGTTGCAACCGGAATTCAACAACGGGAAGTGGTGGAAGTGATGCATAATAAGCTGCGTGCTTTAGATTTGTGTGATGATATTAAGACGTGTTTTCATATAGATTCAGATGAGTGTGATTGTCGAAAGCCGAAACCCGGGATGTTGATGAGAGCGGCTTATGAATGGAACATAGATCTTGATCGTAGCTTTATGGTAGGAGATAGATGGCGAGATGTAAGTGCGGGAAAGGCCGCTGGATGCTATACTTTTTTTGTCGATTATAAATATCAAGAGCAACTTGTTGATATTCCCGATGCGACGGTGAGTTCTTTAAAAGAAGCGGGCGGGCTCATTCTTCAAGAAAATTATCCGCGAAAGGAGAGATTGTTATGA
- a CDS encoding UDP-glucose 4-epimerase, whose protein sequence is MKFEKVLVTGGAGYVGSLLVPQLLDAGYKVTVYDIMYFGDDFLPKNNPNLTLIKGDIRDTPQLTQALKNMNAVISLACISNDASFELDEKLSTSVNLHAFEPMVLAAKAAGVKRFIYCSSSSVYGVSDSPNVTEEHPLVPLTLYNKYKGMCEPLLFKHQSPEFTCVAIRPATLCGYAPRQRLDLSVNILTNHAMNNNKITVFGGEQKRPNLHIQDMVDLYKLLLRVPDEKIAGQIFNAAIQNMSIMEIAQTVKHVVEDLFPEKGNIPIEVTSSDDLRSYHVNSDKIRGALDFQPKRTVEDAVRDLCVAFKAGKLQNSLSDTFYYNVKRLKELRAS, encoded by the coding sequence ATGAAGTTTGAAAAAGTTTTAGTTACTGGAGGTGCGGGGTATGTTGGCAGTTTACTTGTTCCACAATTACTTGATGCTGGCTATAAAGTCACTGTGTACGACATTATGTATTTTGGTGATGATTTTTTACCAAAAAACAACCCTAATTTAACTCTAATTAAGGGAGATATCCGGGATACGCCACAACTTACTCAAGCCTTAAAAAATATGAATGCGGTTATCTCACTTGCTTGTATCTCTAACGATGCAAGTTTCGAACTCGATGAAAAATTGTCCACTTCAGTGAACTTACATGCTTTTGAACCTATGGTTCTTGCTGCAAAGGCTGCCGGGGTTAAACGTTTCATCTATTGTTCATCAAGTTCTGTCTATGGTGTCTCAGATTCTCCTAACGTCACTGAAGAACATCCTTTGGTACCGCTCACATTATACAATAAATATAAGGGAATGTGTGAACCGCTTCTTTTCAAACACCAATCACCTGAATTTACATGCGTTGCTATTCGTCCCGCGACGCTCTGTGGCTATGCACCGCGGCAACGGCTTGATCTGTCAGTAAACATTCTTACTAATCATGCGATGAACAATAACAAAATTACGGTGTTCGGTGGTGAACAAAAACGTCCTAATTTGCATATCCAAGATATGGTAGATCTCTATAAACTTTTGCTCAGGGTGCCAGATGAGAAAATCGCTGGACAAATTTTCAATGCAGCTATCCAGAACATGTCAATCATGGAAATTGCTCAAACTGTGAAGCATGTAGTGGAAGATCTTTTTCCTGAAAAAGGCAATATTCCAATTGAAGTTACTTCAAGTGACGATCTTAGATCTTATCATGTTAATTCTGATAAAATTAGAGGCGCATTAGATTTTCAGCCAAAGCGCACTGTTGAAGATGCGGTACGGGATTTGTGTGTAGCTTTCAAGGCTGGAAAACTTCAAAATAGTTTAAGTGACACTTTTTATTACAATGTTAAACGGTTAAAGGAGTTAAGAGCGTCATGA
- a CDS encoding sugar isomerase, protein MRDTHTQQYFEEVSTVAKSIDFAAVEKLTYELVALREREGRMFLLGVGGSAANCSHAVNDFRKLCGIECYTPVDNVSELTARTNDEGWDTVFAMWLRTSKANENDAVFILSVGGGNLEKNVSPNIVHALDEAKSRKMKIFGIVGRDGGYTKQLGDTVIVIPTVSESRITPHSEAFQAVVWHCLVSHPKLQQIPTKW, encoded by the coding sequence GTGAGAGATACACACACGCAGCAATATTTTGAAGAAGTAAGCACTGTGGCAAAATCAATTGACTTTGCTGCTGTTGAAAAGTTGACGTATGAGTTAGTCGCACTTCGCGAACGCGAGGGGAGAATGTTTTTATTAGGTGTTGGTGGAAGTGCAGCAAACTGTAGTCATGCGGTTAATGATTTTAGAAAACTTTGCGGCATAGAATGTTATACACCTGTTGATAATGTTTCAGAATTAACTGCTCGCACCAATGATGAAGGTTGGGATACGGTTTTTGCGATGTGGCTGAGGACGAGTAAGGCAAATGAAAATGATGCGGTATTTATCCTTTCAGTTGGTGGTGGTAATTTAGAGAAAAATGTTAGTCCTAACATCGTACATGCACTTGATGAGGCTAAATCTCGAAAAATGAAAATTTTTGGAATTGTAGGGCGTGATGGTGGCTACACAAAACAACTTGGAGATACAGTGATTGTTATTCCTACGGTTAGTGAATCTCGAATTACTCCACATTCAGAGGCATTTCAAGCAGTGGTTTGGCATTGCCTTGTTTCTCACCCCAAGTTGCAACAAATACCAACAAAATGGTAG
- a CDS encoding NAD-dependent dehydratase encodes MKTKPIAVVTGGAGFIGSHMVDLLIEEGFEVRVIDNLVGGREENIAHHSKESLVFEQRDIRSFAPNDPLFKEVKYIFHFAGIGDIVPSIERPLEYMSSNVQGTVHMLECARYAKVQKFVYAASSSCYGLADVPTKEDHAISPQYPYALSKYQGEQACFHWNIVYKLPVNSVRIFNAYGTRSRTSGAYGAVFGVFLKQKLEKRPFTVVGDGTQSRDFLYVTDVVQAFYEAATTKIVGELYNLGAGNPQSVNRLVELLDGPVVYIPKRPGEPDCTWADITKIKSQLAWTQKVSFEEGVKRILDNIEYWRNAPLWDSKTIANATKTWFETLSNLST; translated from the coding sequence ATGAAAACGAAGCCAATTGCAGTAGTAACCGGTGGAGCAGGCTTTATCGGTAGTCACATGGTGGATTTGCTGATTGAAGAGGGTTTCGAAGTTCGTGTGATTGATAATCTTGTTGGAGGACGTGAGGAGAATATTGCTCATCATTCTAAAGAATCGCTTGTGTTTGAACAGCGTGATATTCGAAGCTTTGCACCAAATGATCCTCTTTTTAAAGAGGTAAAATACATATTCCATTTTGCTGGTATAGGAGATATTGTCCCGTCAATTGAACGTCCTCTTGAGTACATGTCCTCTAACGTCCAAGGCACAGTTCATATGTTGGAGTGTGCACGGTATGCAAAGGTTCAAAAATTTGTCTATGCAGCTTCATCCTCATGCTATGGCCTGGCAGATGTTCCAACGAAAGAAGATCATGCTATTTCTCCACAATATCCGTATGCATTAAGTAAATATCAAGGTGAGCAAGCATGCTTTCACTGGAATATTGTTTATAAGTTGCCTGTCAATTCAGTGAGGATTTTTAACGCTTATGGTACGCGCTCTCGTACCTCAGGTGCTTATGGTGCTGTATTTGGTGTTTTTCTCAAGCAAAAATTAGAAAAAAGACCATTCACTGTTGTGGGAGATGGAACTCAGTCACGCGATTTTCTTTATGTAACCGACGTTGTGCAAGCTTTTTATGAGGCAGCTACAACAAAGATTGTGGGAGAGCTTTACAATTTGGGAGCTGGAAATCCCCAATCTGTCAATCGCTTGGTTGAATTACTTGATGGCCCAGTAGTTTACATTCCAAAAAGACCTGGAGAACCTGATTGTACTTGGGCGGATATTACCAAGATTAAATCCCAATTAGCATGGACTCAGAAGGTGAGTTTTGAAGAGGGCGTAAAACGTATTCTCGACAATATCGAATATTGGCGCAATGCTCCCTTATGGGATTCAAAGACCATAGCCAATGCGACAAAGACGTGGTTTGAAACTTTGTCTAATCTCAGCACTTAG
- a CDS encoding UDP-glucose 6-dehydrogenase, producing the protein MKLCIIGTGYVGLVTGSCLADVGNQVWCVDKDAKKVDCLRNHRIPIYEPGLEEIVKRNSVEERLFFTTDLKRGLAEAEICFICVDTPPDEKGKADLSNVLAVAKQLGELIDTPKIVVTKSTVPVGTTLRVKAVIAEELKKRGLDADAFISVANNPEFLKEGAAVQDFMKPDRVVVGVEKKEVGEKLHKLYTPFMLKQDRFLQMDIASSELTKYAANSMLATRISFMNELARLCEVVGADISAIRRGIGSDPRIGSDFLYAGLGYGGSCFPKDMKALVQLGKEYDVSLSVVETADKANDEQRKWFWNKIVKNFGGMKQLAGKKVAVWGLAFKAETDDVRFAPSLDLIRNLLEAGAKVTAYDPAAEESAKAALSDLASRVEWCHTAYQCVENADALLVCTEWREFRSPDFAKIKQLMKSPTVFDGRLLYDSTALAALGFAVTTIGK; encoded by the coding sequence ATTGCCTGCGAAATCACAGAATCCCGATTTATGAACCAGGTTTAGAAGAAATCGTAAAAAGAAACAGTGTCGAAGAGAGACTCTTTTTTACCACAGACCTCAAACGAGGTTTGGCTGAAGCAGAAATATGTTTCATTTGTGTTGATACGCCGCCCGATGAGAAGGGAAAGGCAGACCTTAGCAATGTGTTAGCAGTTGCAAAACAACTGGGAGAGCTGATTGACACTCCAAAAATTGTGGTAACAAAAAGTACAGTTCCCGTTGGAACAACGCTTCGTGTAAAAGCTGTTATCGCGGAAGAGTTGAAAAAGAGGGGGTTAGATGCTGATGCATTTATCTCAGTTGCAAATAATCCAGAATTTCTCAAAGAAGGCGCGGCTGTTCAAGATTTTATGAAGCCTGACCGCGTGGTGGTTGGAGTAGAAAAAAAAGAGGTCGGCGAAAAACTTCACAAGCTTTATACTCCCTTCATGCTTAAGCAAGATCGTTTTTTGCAAATGGACATTGCATCATCTGAGTTGACCAAATATGCCGCAAATTCAATGTTGGCTACGCGCATTTCGTTTATGAATGAACTTGCACGCCTTTGCGAAGTAGTTGGTGCCGACATTTCAGCTATCCGTCGAGGCATAGGTTCCGATCCTCGCATTGGTTCCGATTTTCTTTATGCAGGTCTTGGATACGGTGGCTCATGTTTTCCAAAAGACATGAAGGCACTTGTTCAACTTGGAAAAGAATACGATGTTTCTCTCAGTGTTGTAGAAACCGCAGATAAAGCGAATGACGAACAACGAAAATGGTTTTGGAATAAAATTGTAAAAAATTTTGGTGGTATGAAGCAACTTGCTGGAAAGAAAGTTGCTGTTTGGGGTTTAGCGTTCAAGGCTGAAACAGACGATGTTCGATTTGCACCATCGTTAGATCTTATTCGAAATCTTTTGGAAGCGGGAGCAAAAGTGACAGCCTACGATCCAGCTGCAGAAGAGAGTGCAAAAGCTGCGTTGAGTGATTTAGCTTCTCGTGTTGAATGGTGTCATACCGCTTATCAGTGCGTAGAAAATGCAGATGCACTTCTTGTGTGCACAGAGTGGCGGGAGTTTCGTAGTCCTGATTTTGCAAAAATAAAACAGCTTATGAAATCGCCTACTGTTTTTGATGGAAGATTATTGTATGATTCTACAGCCCTTGCTGCGCTTGGGTTTGCTGTTACTACAATTGGAAAATAA
- a CDS encoding transaldolase, whose translation MIMETPLKVKLFADGADLSGIEEMYANPLIKGFTTNPTLMRKAGVKDYKSFAMEVLKVVSDRPISFEVFADEFNEMEQQALEIASWGSNVNVKIPVMNTRGEFSGPLVERLSNAGVKLNVTAVMTPEQVSRIVDCLSESTPAIISVFAGRIADTGRDPVPLMTRAVEIMKARPNAELIWASPRELLNIFQADSVGCHIITATNDILKKLSSVGKDLEKFSLETVEMFYCDAQASQYKIKTEVAA comes from the coding sequence ATGATTATGGAAACACCTTTAAAGGTGAAGTTGTTTGCCGACGGTGCTGATTTATCGGGAATTGAGGAGATGTATGCAAATCCTTTGATTAAAGGATTCACTACCAATCCCACACTTATGCGAAAAGCAGGTGTTAAAGACTATAAATCATTTGCAATGGAAGTGCTCAAAGTAGTATCAGACCGTCCAATTTCCTTTGAAGTCTTTGCTGATGAATTCAACGAGATGGAGCAGCAGGCGCTTGAAATTGCTTCGTGGGGAAGTAACGTTAACGTGAAGATTCCTGTTATGAATACGCGTGGAGAGTTTTCGGGGCCTTTAGTTGAAAGATTATCCAATGCTGGTGTTAAGTTGAATGTCACTGCCGTAATGACACCTGAACAAGTGAGCAGAATCGTTGATTGTTTATCAGAGAGTACTCCTGCAATTATATCAGTATTTGCTGGGCGTATTGCAGACACTGGTCGTGACCCGGTTCCTCTTATGACAAGGGCTGTTGAGATTATGAAAGCAAGGCCAAATGCTGAGTTGATCTGGGCTAGCCCGAGAGAGCTCTTGAATATTTTTCAAGCAGACTCTGTGGGATGTCATATTATCACTGCGACAAATGATATATTAAAAAAACTTTCTTCAGTTGGAAAGGACTTAGAAAAATTTTCACTGGAAACGGTAGAGATGTTTTATTGTGATGCACAGGCGTCTCAATATAAGATTAAAACAGAAGTTGCAGCTTAA
- a CDS encoding ADP-heptose synthase — protein sequence MDETSKKLVERKIKTAEQLSKIIGPRPRQKKVIMCHGTFDVVHPGHVRHLLYAKTKGDILIASLTADEHIMKANSRPYVPEDLRAINLAALEVVDYVIIDRRPTPLYNLELIKPDYFAKGYEYSSGGINPKTQEELAVLETYGGEIIFTPGDIVYSSSALIELAPPKIATEKLLSLMTAEDITFSNLYATLNKFEGIKVHVVGDTIVDSYTYCDMIGGMTKTPTMSVLFQKKVDYSGGAAIIAKHLKAAGADVTFSTVLGEDAFKNYVLDDLEKAGVNILPIVDETRPTTNKNAIIVKGYRLLKVDTLDNRSISDKTVKRLKEQISSIKSDAVVFSDFRHGVFNRHTIPELAAAIPEGAYRVADSQVASRWGNILEFEGFDLITPNEREARFALGDQDSVVRPLALELYRRSKCKTLILKLGERGTITYRSSREPGDYRAFFAIDSFVEQVVDAVGAGDAMLAYATLAMIATKNEVVASILGCMAAGVECEHDGNWPVMSEAVKKKIHRVETHTLYRYDGE from the coding sequence ATGGATGAAACAAGCAAAAAACTAGTAGAGCGAAAGATTAAAACTGCGGAGCAGCTTTCGAAAATCATTGGGCCGAGACCTCGTCAAAAAAAAGTGATCATGTGTCATGGAACCTTTGATGTTGTTCACCCTGGGCACGTTAGGCATCTTTTGTATGCGAAAACAAAAGGTGACATTTTGATTGCCAGTTTGACCGCAGATGAACACATTATGAAGGCGAACTCTCGTCCTTATGTTCCAGAGGATCTACGAGCGATCAATTTGGCTGCTTTAGAAGTAGTTGATTATGTAATTATTGATCGTAGACCAACTCCGCTTTACAATTTAGAATTAATCAAGCCGGACTACTTTGCAAAGGGCTACGAATATTCTAGTGGAGGAATAAATCCTAAGACTCAAGAAGAGTTGGCCGTTCTAGAAACATACGGTGGTGAAATTATTTTTACTCCAGGAGATATTGTGTATTCATCTTCTGCTCTCATTGAACTTGCTCCACCAAAAATTGCTACTGAAAAACTTTTATCCTTAATGACTGCGGAAGATATTACGTTTAGCAATCTCTATGCTACTCTTAATAAATTCGAGGGGATCAAGGTTCATGTTGTGGGCGATACTATTGTAGATAGCTATACTTATTGTGACATGATTGGCGGGATGACAAAAACTCCAACTATGAGCGTTTTATTTCAGAAGAAGGTAGATTATTCTGGAGGAGCAGCAATTATTGCAAAGCATCTTAAGGCAGCAGGTGCTGATGTGACATTTTCTACAGTGCTTGGTGAAGATGCGTTTAAGAATTATGTACTTGATGATTTAGAAAAAGCTGGGGTTAACATTTTGCCCATCGTTGATGAGACAAGGCCTACTACGAATAAGAATGCAATCATTGTAAAAGGCTATCGTTTGCTCAAAGTGGATACTTTGGATAATCGTTCAATTTCGGATAAGACGGTGAAGCGTTTGAAAGAACAAATTTCTAGTATAAAATCGGATGCTGTTGTGTTTAGTGACTTTCGTCATGGTGTTTTTAACCGACACACAATTCCAGAATTGGCAGCTGCAATTCCTGAAGGTGCTTATCGTGTTGCAGATAGCCAGGTTGCTAGTCGATGGGGCAATATACTTGAGTTCGAAGGTTTTGATCTGATTACTCCAAATGAGCGCGAAGCTCGGTTTGCATTGGGCGATCAAGATTCAGTAGTGAGACCACTTGCGCTAGAGTTGTACCGTCGCTCTAAATGTAAAACACTTATTCTTAAACTAGGTGAGCGTGGAACAATTACATATCGTTCTTCAAGAGAGCCGGGAGATTACCGAGCTTTTTTTGCTATCGATAGTTTTGTAGAGCAGGTTGTAGATGCAGTTGGAGCTGGTGATGCCATGCTTGCATATGCCACACTTGCTATGATTGCTACTAAGAACGAGGTTGTTGCATCTATACTAGGTTGTATGGCAGCAGGCGTTGAATGTGAACATGATGGAAACTGGCCTGTTATGTCGGAAGCTGTGAAAAAGAAAATTCATCGCGTAGAAACGCATACGCTTTATCGTTATGATGGAGAATAA